In Candidatus Deferrimicrobiaceae bacterium, a single genomic region encodes these proteins:
- a CDS encoding helix-hairpin-helix domain-containing protein: MPEATGGHGGPLNVRQRFLLGERVDINRAGIRELSGLPGISDPIAREIAKERARRGGFRRPEDLLAVRGIKEKRLKKILSFIAIFPNN; this comes from the coding sequence GTGCCCGAGGCGACGGGAGGGCACGGAGGTCCCCTCAACGTCCGCCAGAGGTTTCTTCTCGGGGAGCGTGTGGACATCAACCGCGCGGGAATCCGGGAGCTATCCGGGCTTCCCGGCATCTCCGACCCGATTGCGAGGGAGATCGCAAAGGAGAGGGCAAGGCGCGGGGGCTTCCGGCGTCCGGAGGATCTCCTCGCGGTCCGGGGGATCAAGGAAAAACGGTTAAAAAAAATCCTTTCCTTTATCGCCATTTTCCCTAATAATTGA